DNA sequence from the Trypanosoma brucei gambiense DAL972 chromosome 9, complete sequence genome:
TTccatattctttttgttgttattattgcaCTCTCCATCCCCTCGTATGGATtggatgtattttttttttctttcgctttaactttcctcttcccttttttttttaaaaagactGTTAAGCGGCGTTATCGGGAATTCGAACATTACTTTAACTAATCTTAAACCGCATCGAACGCTTGTCTTCaccgttttttcccccccgaTTCAAACAACCGTAAACTCCTcaccctccctctctttttgcGCAACGGCACATGCGAGAGAAATCAATACAAGGGACGGACAGAAACATTCAGTTTTATGATTGATTCTCTTTCCTTACCACTCACAGTACAATGTGGCTACGGAATGATGAGTTGTGGGCCAAGCGAAGGATCGGCAAGAAGccgaagtaaaaaaaaccaagGGCGAAGCGACACACCACAACCTAGACCTTGAGAAACGAGTCAAACACTACGCTCCGAGTGAATTATCCACCGTGAATTCCCCATAAATGCAAGCAAGACGGGCTTCCGCTCTGCTTTCTCAACGCACCCACTTTGGAAGCTTACTGTATGGATTACTGGGTTTCTTctccttcaacttcttcccGGCGGCCTCTGCCTTCGCACGTCTTGCCTCCAACTTATTGTTCACGAGTCCACTTCCGTCCTTCGCCGCGGAAATGCGACCTTCTGACAACTGCTTTGCCTTCGCTGTCAGCATTTTCTCGCGCCTTTCGTTGCCTTGCACAACACCGTTGACCATCTTGTAATATCTCGCAGCCTTTTTGCGGGCAACCTGCAGTTGCATCTTGCGTGTCGCCACTTCTTGCCGTTTCACATCTGCGAGTTTTCTACGAAGCCGATGTTCATCCGTCTCTTGCTGTTTGCGTGCCTCCTTTGCCTTCTGCTGTGCCAAGCGCCGACGTGCCACAGCTTCGTTGGTAGGAGCATTCATCAAGTTCAACTCGCGCTGTTGACGCACCTTCAAAGCAGATAATTTGCTGCGTTCAACAGACTCAGTCACTTGTTCATCCTCCCACTTGGGTCGTCGTCGCGCCTCTTGGAGTTCGTCACCAGAGAGTTGCACGTCGTCGTCTCTGTCTAGCTCCTGTGCGGCGACGTTCTCCTCGTCACTTTCCTCTTCAAGAAGGAGCTCCGCAGCCTTTCCATCAGGGTCTGTTGGTGTATACTGCGGGTTGATGAGCTTTCGGATCTCGTGCACGCGCTTTGGAACATATGAAACTATCTTAGGATGATCCCGTCGGGCCTCCTCCACGGCAGCAATGTCCTCCGTGCTGTTGGTGATGGCCACTGTGAAGGGCGAAACGTGCGGCGGGAGCTCCTCACCAATGCGGTAACCGTTGGGTGGAAGCAGTAGGCGCGCATTGAGACAATCGAAGAGatattgcggttgaacgtaTTCAATGCGATCATCTTTCTCAAAACCAGGTGGCAGTGCCGGTCGGTCTACTACAAAATGTGTAATGTTTTCGGCGACGTATCCTGTTGCAACACGGCCACCGCATGCCTTGATTACAAGTGCtgcatgtttgtgtgggACCTCACGCGATATGTAGAAGGAGAGTCCCTCAAATACGCGACGTACCTTCCGCAGCTCCTCGTCCATCAGCTCCACCCGTTTGGCAACTTGTCCCACCGTCCCGCCTAACCCTTGAACGGTTTCCTTGTTAGTGGTGTCGAAATTCTCTGCGTTTAGGTTCggctcttcctcctccgctTTCTGCTTCTCCGCTAGGTCACGCTCCAACTTAAAAAGCACGAAGCGCATCAATTCAAGGTAGAACTCAAGGAAACTGATCATTATATACTGCTGTACACCTGCTGGAAATTTGTGAGCGTACTCATGCGGGCATAACCAACGCACACGCTCACCACGAACAATGGCCTCAAAGTAATACCCTTTTATGGATATAAATCCCTTTGACAAGGCTTGGGCGCGCTCTACATAGCTATTCCACCGTTCGCATGTCTCGCGGGCCCGTCGATGAAGTCCAGAGGTCAGCGTGTGATGCGTCTCAATGGTACTCTCACTCGCCACTTCGGGACTCAAAAAAGCGTACAATGCAATCATAGACATGGCGTCATCAATATCCCGCACAGCGTCAGCGAAGTAAGGATAGCGCTCCTTAATTGTGGCAACAAGGCTATACTTGGGTTTAACCTTGTTACTGTGAAGGACTTTAAGGTCTTCAGTGAGCCTCATCGCCTCCGCCCGGCGAACCTTCTTTTCCCACGCGCGGAACGCCATCATGCGATCCGCCAGGTGATCCCGTACCAACCACTTAATTTCACGGGCAAGGTAATATTGCTTGTCGTTGCCGCTTTGTTTCTGCTTGCTTCGGTTCAGAGCACGGGGATAAATACCCTTGAGTATGCAGAGGCGACGAAAGTGAATCGAGTCGACCTGCAGCAAACGCGTTGCCTGCATGCGCGTGAGgtacttcttcttttggCGCTCCTTCTTCACGCGCTTTGACCATGCCTGCTTTCGGTGCATATTTTTTCGGTGCTTACCCTATCCTGTATCACCCACACATAggataaaaagaataatattaAGAAGTTAACGAAGACAGCAACACTGACAAATAGGGATAACCGAAGTGAATTGTAACGAAACTGAGGTAAACGGTAAGGGAAGCGAATAAGTTCATATCCCATataacaacacaaacaccttCGAGTtcaagaaggaaacaaataaatagtaCTGCACCTACCCGTTGAATGGTGTCACACTCCCGATGTTTTGTGTCCTTTGGCTACTGAGGGGCGTTATCCTTCACTGCAACACCACCAGCGGCGGTCTCCTCACAGTGTTCTTGATCTTCTTCATCCACCTCTCCCTCAACTCCATCGTACTCCTCGCTATTCTCCTCACGTGTCTTTTCCATACGCCACTGTGCCCGCTGTAGTTCTTCAAACGCAGCACTTTCAATGCGCATGCGCCTGTCATGCTCGCAACCGGGATATATTCCATCCTCGAACTTCCGGTCGAGGAGTTGAGCATCTTCAACGCTATCTGTGATGAATGTGTAGGGTGGCGTGAAGGTGGTATAGAGGAACGTGCTTCGGGCCTCCAACGAGGGGTAATCATCTGGCCATTCGCTCATTGTACTAAACCCCTCCAACGGGACGACGTGACTCGTGTCAGGAATCCGACGGGTAAAAAGAATACCGTTAAGATGGTCCAATTCATGCAACGCCATCCGCGCCCTCATCTTATCGAGGGTAACTTCAAATGGGTTGCCATCTTCTGCAATCGCCCGCACACGCACCGTTGACGGACGCTCAATGAAATGTAGCAGAAAACAGCAACTGGCACACGGCTCCCATGCAAAACAAGTTTTCCCCTCACGgcgtttcttttccatccacAGAGCTTCAGCCTCAACAAAGGTGATGCTCTTTTGCTTAGctatttcctccacctctAGTGTGTCAAGGTTAATGGGGTTAATGAAGACAGTGCCATCAAAGAGGGTAAACATCTGCACGTTCCAACCAATCTTTGGAGCACACAAAGAAGGATATTGGTAGTAATGCCGCGCTGCTCGGACTCGGCCAATCATATCATTGAACTCACCGCGACGAACAAGAGAAATATCAAGAGGATATTGTTTGCACCATAATGAGCGTGCGGGTAGTTGCACTATGGGGTGCTCAACATGGACGTTGCTGCCAGGCATATAAGCTGAGTCTGCATTACTATGAGTTGTGTTACTGTGAGTTCGTTTCGAAAATAACATATGGATGGTCCCCATGCCGTCGGTACCGTTAACAAAAGTGTGAGTTGATCTCGCTGAGTCGATACCGCGCATTATGCGACAAGATTGCCTAAAGAATGCATGATGTATACGCATCTCAATCTTAATCCCTCAACACTTCCTTCCCTACATGCATGCAGAGAGGCAGCAATCAAGCAGAAATAAATTGCAGGAACGTGTGATGCATGAGTATCATTGAAGGAGGAACAGGGAAATAGTATCGTTCtttttgcaaaaaaaaaatcccatTAAAACGACATGTGGTCTTCTTCCGTTcctttgcaaaaaaaaaaagcggcgcCCCCCACcgcaacatttttttttttaattgcagTTAAGGGTTAATTCAGAAGTGCCACAGAACCATCTGGGGCAGCACagcagatatatatatatatatatatatatatatatatatgaaaggaaagtaatAGATGCAGAGACGTCTTTTCATTTCTgttcaaaaattaaaatatggTGGCAAAGAAGGGGTTTAAACAGTTATCTATCACAAATAAAGAACGAAACACTGTTGCTGTGAAATTGAATCTATGTaggaaaatatgaaaaatcaTTCTCTcacgttatttttttaaatatttctaggtaaaaaagaaaaatgaaaaaggatgaGCAACTATACGTGTATCTAAAACGCACTCACATAAcaccaaatgaaaaaaaaatgtatgcgAAACATAAGCAAACGTGTTTCCGTGATATTTTACCCACCCGTGAACAGGAATCAGCGGGTGTCAGTGATGAAAAATTTGTGGAAGAACGAAATgataaaacacacacatacacaaaaaaaatccacaGGCACGGTGAACAGAGAGTTTCTTGTCTATTCTTCAATGTCACTCTACGTCCACACTAATAAATCACGCACTTGCGTTGAATTCAAATGGCTTGTATGGTATGAAACCCTCCGTGGTGAGGGTGTTTGGGGTTGGTATGTTTCGCCAAAGACTATATTTGATTTTGTCACATGCTGCCCAGCGACGCGACCCACGCCACTTCTAATACGAGGCGATACCAACACTCCAGCTGGGTCGTAGAAAttatctcctcctcctggTGCCGATGTGGCGCTTATGTCTCCTTTGGTTGGTGTGTTGGCGGTGCAAACACATTGACAGCCGTCCCTATTGTCTTCACCTTCTGAGAAATGTATGGGCTCTCGGCTGCTGGACAAACCACGGGGACCAACTTCCGCTGGAGACTCATCGCCAAAAGGTGTTGTGCAGTGCCTCCGGTTTGGGGTACTTGTGACACCTGCGGCGGCTGGATAGTTATTTCTCGGAGAATACAATGGTGTGGCAGATTGGCTCACAGCCGTCCTCCTCACGTCCAGATCAGTTCGCCCAACCAAGAAAGGTGAAAGAGAACGACAACGCTGCGTCGCTTCTTTACGGCGGCTCCGGATACCAAAAATATCATGATCCAAATACCCTGGATGCCCCTGCATCGATTCTGTGACACGGGGAGGCCGCTTACGGGGAGGTAAGGTATGTACGGGTTGTGTGGCCTCAAATGCATCCACGCCCTTCCTCGTGCGGATGCATGGACGTGGTGTGGTGGCGGCACTCGACCGTTCCTTTACCACAAGATTTCCGCCAAGGTTATCCCATCGGTACGTCGACAACTGGTAACGGACTCGGCGCCCGGGTGTGATCGGATTGTACTCCTGTTCGTCGGGTCTGAAAGGATGAAATGTGGCTCTCCTTTGTGCAACCGTGTTGGGACGCCGCCCCAGTGGTGTTGTTTTTCGGCGCCCCTCTTGGGAATAAATGAACCGCGCCAGACTTCCCAGTCCGTCATCGTGTTTTACTGCAGGCTGCTTTCGCACAGGAGGGGTTGGAGAGGTAAAATCAAAGATTCGGCTTTTATTcatttgatttatttttgcGGTATTAGCGCGCGCCCTGAAGGGGTTCAACTCGGGATCCACGCGATGTTGCATCTCATAGAGGTACCGCACATCCTCCTTTTGGGTCATATCTAATCGATAGGCGTCCGGTCGCATGTCCTCTAACCGCGTGTTACATAACAACCTGGATAACAACTGACTGGTCGACATGTTCTCCAGAGAACCATTTGGTTCAGGGGTTGGGTTTCTGCGGTTACTTTTCCGGTCACCTGAGTTGCTGCGGTTACTTTTTCGGTCGCCCGAGTTGCTGCGGTTACTCTTCCGTTCGTTACCAATATGGGATCCTTTACTTGGAGTAGAGCGCTTGCCATCGGTCTTTATGGAGGAACGTCGGTGCTCTGTAGTTTGGTTCACGCCGCTATGAGCCGCTCGACGTGCCGACGATGCACCACTGGCAACCAAGTTTTTCCTTGTCGGCGTCCCGGACATATGTGCTTCAACTACTGAGGTAACAAGTTCTTTTAGTAAGTAGAAGATCGAAGGAATAGATGAAATCACAGAGGATGGGAAATGGGGGTCAGGTTGTTGGTGATTGCACATGTATACGCCTGTATCCGTGTGTGACTTCGTTATGCTCGACACAAAGACCAACAATAGCCGAAGAATATCCGAACGCTGAGTGGTACGTTGCGAGAACGTTCAAAAAAGTCAACTACCCAAATACGTCAGTGACAAACTGTAAAGTGGTGCTAACCCACGTGTTGTTCTTGCTttggagcaaaaaaaattacattcTGTCAAACGGAATTCCTGCGCCTTGACTTCTTCGCATTCCCACCACCCTCACCCGCGGGCACAAtgccttcccctctttctgcgACTAAGAATTGAAGCGCACAGCACGCACGGGTACATTGCTTCGGAAGCAATGCAGGAGGGTTCTCTTCACCGAAATTACGCGACAAAGAGTGAAACACACCATGAGGTATACATTGCCGCACATGTTGGGAACCATTTGCTTCCTCAGCCGCCTCCATGTAACTCACCTGTTGAGTGTCGCCGCATCCCAGTAAACCACTGTCACCCACTACATTTCCGCAACTGGAACCTGTATCTGCCACAACACCAGTCGATCCGCTGTTCTGAAGAGGACCGGAGCGTGGGTACTTCTCATTTGTGCCTTGGTGCGGCATCAGGGCAGTATCTACAGACGCACGGAGTGAAAGGGAACGCACATCCGCAGCGAGGCGCCTCTCGATTTGAATTGCATACGCGGCACCATAAGATCCGAAGCCAGCCGTGAAGACAGGGCGTGCCGGCTCAACATTTTCCACACTCACATACGTGGCCCTGCCCTCGGCGGAGGGTGACGTGTGCAGTGGGAGTGCCACATTCAACTCTGTTGTCTTTGTTGGGTTTGTAGATTCCTCCACCGAAGGTAGACCATCGCGAGCAACAGAGGGGAACTTGAGGCGAATACCAGTGTGCAGTCGTTTCGGCCTTCCCGATACATCGCACCACGAACCGTTCCACAACCACGAGGGAATTACCTttggaacaacaacaggccCACTGTAGTCCGCAATAAATGCAACCTCGTCTTGTACGTTCCACGCAAATCTTTGATACTCCATGTGACTGCAATTCACACTCCAGTGCTGCAGCTTTCTAAGTCCCATCACCACCAACCCCGTTG
Encoded proteins:
- a CDS encoding metalloprotease-like protein, with protein sequence MRIHHAFFRQSCRIMRGIDSARSTHTFVNGTDGMGTIHMLFSKRTHSNTTHSNADSAYMPGSNVHVEHPIVQLPARSLWCKQYPLDISLVRRGEFNDMIGRVRAARHYYQYPSLCAPKIGWNVQMFTLFDGTVFINPINLDTLEVEEIAKQKSITFVEAEALWMEKKRREGKTCFAWEPCASCCFLLHFIERPSTVRVRAIAEDGNPFEVTLDKMRARMALHELDHLNGILFTRRIPDTSHVVPLEGFSTMSEWPDDYPSLEARSTFLYTTFTPPYTFITDSVEDAQLLDRKFEDGIYPGCEHDRRMRIESAAFEELQRAQWRMEKTREENSEEYDGVEGEVDEEDQEHCEETAAGGVAVKDNAPQ
- a CDS encoding tyrosine phosphatase, putative, with protein sequence MYQFASLFFSFSISLLLFFCFLELTEGTLRVVPSGLCSRYCFARESAGIIMKSHHSPPLQESQSSREIMDSRTLDPALLNVVPPLRFAIVEEGVYRGAYPTLRNFPFLRSLGLRTIVSLTPEEPTYDLSRFAAAEGITIRHIQVEQNKGEAQLMPTDMSEVLQMLADAEQHPLYIHCLDGRHTTGLVVMGLRKLQHWSVNCSHMEYQRFAWNVQDEVAFIADYSGPVVVPKVIPSWLWNGSWCDVSGRPKRLHTGIRLKFPSVARDGLPSVEESTNPTKTTELNVALPLHTSPSAEGRATYVSVENVEPARPVFTAGFGSYGAAYAIQIERRLAADVRSLSLRASVDTALMPHQGTNEKYPRSGPLQNSGSTGVVADTGSSCGNVVGDSGLLGCGDTQQVSYMEAAEEANGSQHVRQCIPHGVFHSLSRNFGEENPPALLPKQCTRACCALQFLVAERGEGIVPAGEGGGNAKKSRRRNSV